From Anaerolineae bacterium, a single genomic window includes:
- a CDS encoding 30S ribosomal protein S1 has product MEGTVTKITEFGAFVDIGIGRDGMIHITELSLGPVEKVSDVVQEGQQVVAWVKEVNLKKNRISLTLVDPNRKKIRDLNAGMVVKGTVTRLAPYGAFVDIGAEREAMLHVKEMGTEYVKNPGQVVKPGDTIEARILAVDKRRRRIDLTMKPEEPAEPEPAPEPAAAEPSPAQQEEEHIPTIMELALREALERQQQRERKARKRKEQAEAGDSEYEELLSRTLELHRQNS; this is encoded by the coding sequence GTGGAAGGCACTGTCACAAAAATCACCGAATTCGGTGCGTTTGTGGATATCGGCATCGGGCGCGACGGCATGATTCACATCACCGAATTGAGCCTCGGCCCGGTGGAAAAGGTCTCCGACGTGGTGCAGGAAGGCCAGCAGGTTGTGGCCTGGGTCAAAGAGGTCAACCTCAAAAAGAACCGCATCAGCCTGACCCTGGTGGACCCCAACCGCAAAAAGATACGCGATCTGAACGCCGGCATGGTCGTCAAGGGTACGGTAACCCGCCTGGCCCCATACGGCGCCTTTGTGGATATCGGGGCCGAGCGCGAGGCCATGCTCCACGTCAAGGAAATGGGCACCGAGTACGTCAAGAACCCCGGCCAGGTCGTCAAGCCGGGTGACACCATCGAGGCCCGCATCCTGGCGGTGGACAAGCGCCGGCGGCGCATTGACCTGACCATGAAGCCGGAGGAGCCGGCCGAACCGGAGCCGGCCCCGGAACCCGCGGCGGCGGAGCCCTCCCCGGCACAGCAGGAAGAGGAACACATCCCCACCATCATGGAGCTGGCACTGCGGGAAGCGCTGGAGCGCCAACAGCAGAGGGAGCGCAAAGCCCGCAAGCGAAAAGAACAGGCGGAGGCCGGCGACAGCGAATACGAGGAACTGCTGTCCCGGACGCTGGAACTGCACCGCCAAAATTCCTGA
- a CDS encoding WecB/TagA/CpsF family glycosyltransferase, which yields MTSSFPPAVRLLGVPVHLVTPEETIRRLEEFVEDGRPHHVVTVNPEFIMAAQKNAEFYRVLNAAHLALPDGIGVVWACRLMGYPLTERVTGVDTVQAVARLAARRGWSLFLLGAAPGVAEQAAAVLQRANPGLQIAGTYAGSPAPVEEDPIVEMVRAAAPHFLFVAYGAPQQDLWIARNLARLGVPVAMGVGGTFDFLAGKARRAPTWMQRAGLEWLYRLIQEPRRWRRMLALPRFALCVLWEHGIRRRSR from the coding sequence ATGACCTCTAGTTTCCCGCCCGCTGTTCGCCTGCTGGGAGTGCCGGTCCATCTGGTGACCCCGGAGGAGACGATCCGCCGGCTGGAAGAATTCGTGGAGGACGGCCGGCCGCATCACGTCGTCACCGTCAACCCCGAGTTCATCATGGCTGCCCAGAAGAACGCCGAGTTCTACCGGGTCCTGAACGCCGCCCACCTGGCCCTGCCGGACGGCATCGGCGTGGTATGGGCCTGCCGGCTGATGGGATACCCCCTCACCGAGCGCGTCACCGGCGTGGATACCGTGCAGGCCGTCGCCCGGCTGGCCGCCCGCCGGGGATGGAGCTTGTTCCTCCTGGGAGCCGCGCCTGGCGTCGCGGAACAGGCGGCGGCTGTGCTCCAGCGCGCCAATCCCGGCCTGCAGATCGCCGGCACCTATGCCGGCTCGCCGGCGCCGGTGGAAGAGGATCCCATCGTCGAGATGGTCCGGGCCGCCGCCCCTCATTTCCTATTCGTGGCCTACGGCGCGCCCCAGCAGGACCTTTGGATCGCCCGCAATCTGGCCCGGCTGGGGGTGCCGGTCGCCATGGGAGTCGGCGGCACCTTCGACTTCCTGGCCGGCAAGGCGCGGCGGGCGCCGACCTGGATGCAGCGCGCCGGCCTGGAATGGCTCTACCGCCTGATCCAAGAGCCGCGGCGCTGGCGGCGCATGCTGGCCCTGCCCCGTTTTGCCCTATGCGTGCTGTGGGAGCACGGCATTCGCCGGCGCAGTCGCTAG
- a CDS encoding glycosyltransferase family 9 protein, with protein MTTPARPQPPVLPLRAILVVKLADIGDVITSTPALRALRQTHPQARLDILVTPHSAPALTGTGLVDDIIRFDKFQFDRPADALRPASLRAAVSLALALRRRRYDAVVILHHLTLPFGRLKYAALALAAGARIRAGLDNGHGWFLTHRTPDAGFGALHEVQYWLQVVNTLGARTDDISLAAPSAPDAEEWAELTLARWERTSGRRPFAVIHPGSGGYSLARRWPVERFAQLARELARRHDLGLVLVGTAGDNVEELVRQCPDTALNLAGQTSLPQLAAVLRRAALFVGADSGVMHLAVAAGAPVIALFGPTNADAWGPWTAGRSRAIVLQAGLPCQPCAYVGYAIGRREGCPSMECMHAIQVEDVLRAVETILPPHPEEA; from the coding sequence ATGACCACTCCAGCGCGCCCTCAACCGCCCGTTCTGCCCCTGCGGGCCATCCTGGTCGTCAAGCTGGCCGATATCGGCGACGTCATCACCAGCACGCCGGCCCTGCGCGCCCTGCGGCAAACCCACCCGCAGGCACGGTTGGATATCCTGGTGACCCCGCACTCCGCGCCGGCGCTGACCGGCACCGGGCTGGTGGACGACATCATCCGCTTTGATAAGTTTCAGTTCGACCGGCCGGCGGATGCACTGCGGCCGGCCTCTCTGCGCGCGGCGGTGAGCCTTGCCCTGGCCCTCCGCCGGCGCCGCTACGACGCGGTGGTCATCCTGCACCACCTGACCCTGCCTTTTGGCCGGCTGAAATACGCCGCGCTGGCCCTTGCCGCCGGCGCCCGCATCCGCGCCGGCCTGGACAACGGGCACGGCTGGTTCCTCACCCACCGCACGCCTGATGCCGGCTTCGGCGCCCTGCACGAAGTGCAGTACTGGCTCCAGGTGGTCAACACTCTGGGCGCCCGGACCGACGATATCTCCCTGGCGGCACCCAGCGCGCCCGATGCAGAGGAATGGGCGGAGCTGACGCTGGCGCGTTGGGAGCGTACCAGCGGACGCCGGCCCTTCGCCGTCATCCATCCGGGCTCCGGCGGATACAGCCTGGCCCGGCGCTGGCCGGTGGAGCGCTTTGCCCAACTGGCGCGTGAGCTGGCGCGCCGGCATGACCTCGGCCTCGTGCTGGTGGGGACTGCCGGCGACAACGTGGAAGAGCTGGTGCGTCAGTGCCCGGACACCGCGCTGAACCTGGCCGGCCAGACCTCCCTGCCCCAGCTCGCCGCTGTGCTTCGCCGCGCCGCCCTCTTCGTGGGAGCCGATTCCGGGGTAATGCACCTGGCAGTGGCCGCCGGCGCCCCGGTGATCGCGCTCTTCGGCCCTACCAACGCGGATGCCTGGGGCCCCTGGACCGCTGGCCGGAGCCGCGCCATCGTCCTGCAGGCCGGCCTCCCCTGCCAGCCCTGCGCCTACGTGGGCTATGCCATTGGCCGGCGCGAGGGCTGTCCCTCTATGGAATGCATGCACGCCATCCAGGTGGAGGACGTCCTGCGGGCTGTCGAAACGATCCTTCCACCTCACCCGGAGGAAGCATGA
- a CDS encoding glycosyltransferase family 4 protein gives MLIGIDASRVTVTQLTGTERYSLEIIRALLDADSPHRWRLYFRDLPSPSLYSWTGSAEVRIIPFPRLWTHIRLSWEMAAHPPDILFVPAHVLPIIHPRRSAVTIHDLGYRYFPEAHPPASRLYLELGTRWNAHQAMRVVADSEATRADLMRFYGTPAHKIRVIYPGHTAWIQRVEDPARIRSARERLGVPEQYILYVGTIQPRKNLVRLIEAYAAVRRQWPAGTEPPHLVLGGKMGWMTQDIVSAVQRNGLENLVHLVGYVPDEELPALLSGALAFAFPSLYEGFGFPVLEAMACGTPVICSNSSSLPEVAGGAALLVDPLNVDDIAGALLRVLQDEGLRRRMVEAGYRQVQRFSWQNTARQFLELFEEMGAEPA, from the coding sequence ATGTTAATCGGCATTGACGCCAGCCGCGTCACCGTCACCCAGCTCACCGGCACCGAGCGCTACTCCCTGGAGATCATCCGCGCCCTGCTGGATGCGGACAGCCCGCACCGCTGGCGGCTCTATTTCCGGGACCTGCCCTCCCCTTCCCTCTACTCCTGGACAGGCTCTGCCGAGGTGCGCATTATCCCATTCCCCCGACTGTGGACCCACATCCGGCTTTCGTGGGAGATGGCCGCACACCCGCCGGATATCCTGTTCGTGCCGGCGCACGTCCTCCCGATCATCCACCCACGCCGCAGTGCGGTCACCATCCACGACCTCGGCTATCGGTATTTCCCCGAGGCCCATCCGCCGGCCTCCCGCCTGTACCTGGAGCTGGGCACCCGCTGGAACGCTCACCAGGCCATGCGCGTGGTAGCGGACTCGGAAGCGACGCGCGCCGATCTGATGCGCTTTTACGGCACACCGGCGCACAAAATCCGCGTCATCTACCCCGGCCATACCGCCTGGATCCAGCGGGTGGAGGACCCCGCTCGCATTCGTTCTGCGCGCGAGCGGCTGGGGGTTCCGGAGCAGTACATCCTATATGTCGGCACCATTCAGCCGCGCAAAAACCTGGTGCGCCTTATCGAGGCCTATGCCGCTGTGCGCCGGCAGTGGCCAGCCGGCACGGAACCCCCACACCTTGTCTTGGGCGGCAAAATGGGTTGGATGACGCAGGACATCGTGAGCGCGGTCCAGCGGAACGGCCTGGAGAACCTCGTCCACCTCGTGGGCTATGTGCCCGATGAGGAACTGCCGGCCCTGCTCAGCGGCGCGCTGGCCTTTGCCTTCCCTTCGCTCTACGAAGGGTTCGGCTTTCCGGTGCTGGAGGCCATGGCCTGCGGAACGCCCGTCATCTGTTCCAACTCCTCCTCCCTGCCCGAGGTGGCCGGCGGCGCCGCTCTGCTGGTGGATCCACTGAATGTGGACGACATCGCCGGCGCCCTCCTCCGGGTCCTGCAGGACGAGGGACTGCGCCGGCGCATGGTAGAGGCCGGCTACCGCCAGGTCCAGCGCTTTTCCTGGCAAAATACGGCGCGCCAGTTCCTGGAGCTGTTCGAGGAGATGGGAGCGGAGCCGGCATGA